In Dermacentor andersoni chromosome 4, qqDerAnde1_hic_scaffold, whole genome shotgun sequence, the following proteins share a genomic window:
- the LOC126537802 gene encoding uncharacterized protein, with protein MAATPHWLLLQGSLLLIAFVAQQKAEAARIDEPINPREYRARSDVGAAQPLFRSASRWMFDASNEARPRQRANEGGSSDTRAHQQPSASVEKGVERVEPQTSFHAEQDSVRVSNSEQRRPRPGRAYVITDQGSGDSTNGVAVGHSLQLQQQQPQQQRADDSFLDEVIKSAKAGKPGGGNVAVRHVVLSDRSGPVLNAAAARFSANETKLYNVSNAQKVVGDEHPMELGKVKIRPAHVVLSNNDTLQLECFVGYNTHASVSWTLNDRVLLEVDESKIQTIDYKGVKVMVSSILIRNVLKLPTFKEIYVFKCIYLFDDEMQTAQSVVHARVTDDCQTDQECAPRNARCVNSRCTCASTQYPVKLQSVHTTCRVEAFLETECLYDEQCENVEPKSECTVHHWCACIHGYARDAWSNCLPKSTGLRTRCNSDRDCADLGANCVLSHCSCLGDLEERSGKCVARNKPTDELLRRSLVAKVTQNVASPQYAAAFALSSTVAATLAHCLLLKLLTPE; from the coding sequence ATGGCCGCGACACCGCACTGGCTGCTCCTCCAGGGCAGCCTGCTTCTGATAGCCTTCGTCGCTCAGCAAAAAGCAGAAGCAGCGAGAATCGACGAACCCATCAACCCTAGAGAGTACCGCGCCCGAAGCGACGTCGGCGCCGCACAGCCGCTCTTCAGAAGCGCCAGTCGGTGGATGTTCGACGCCAGTAACGAAGCCAGGCCACGCCAGCGAGCGAATGAGGGCGGTAGCAGCGACACCCGAGCACACCAGCAACCATCTGCAAGCGTAGAGAAAGGTGTTGAGCGGGTAGAGCCCCAGACCTCCTTCCatgctgaacaggacagtgtaCGTGTGAGTAACAGCGAACAGAGGCGCCCGCGACCAGGTCGGGCGTACGTCATAACAGACCAAGGGAGCGGTGACAGCACCAATGGCGTCGCCGTCGGGCACAGCTTACAgttgcagcaacagcagccgcagCAACAACGAGCGGACGACAGCTTCCTGGACGAGGTCATCAAGAGCGCCAAGGCGGGTAAACCCGGCGGCGGAAACGTTGCTGTAAGACACGTCGTCTTGTCCGATCGCAGCGGCCCTGTCTTGAACGCAGCAGCCGCGCGGTTCTCCGCCAACGAGACGAAGCTGTACAACGTGAGCAACGCGCAGAAGGTGGTCGGCGACGAACACCCCATGGAGTTGGGCAAGGTCAAGATCCGGCCCGCGCACGTCGTGCTCTCCAACAACGACACGCTGCAGCTCGAGTGCTTCGTCGGCTACAACACGCACGCGTCGGTCTCGTGGACGCTCAACGACCGCGTCCTGCTCGAGGTGGACGAGTCCAAGATCCAGACCATAGACTACAAGGGCGTCAAGGTCATGGTCTCCTCCATCCTCATCCGCAACGTGCTCAAGCTGCCCACCTTCAAGGAGATCTACGTCTTCAAGTGCATCTACCTGTTCGACGACGAGATGCAGACGGCGCAGAGCGTCGTGCACGCCCGCGTCACCGACGACTGCCAGACGGACCAGGAGTGCGCGCCAAGAAACGCGCGCTGCGTCAACAGCCGCTGCACGTGCGCCAGCACCCAGTACCCGGTGAAGCTTCAGTCCGTGCACACCACGTGCCGCGTCGAGGCCTTCCTGGAGACCGAGTGCCTCTACGACGAGCAGTGCGAGAACGTCGAGCCCAAGAGCGAGTGCACGGTCCACCACTGGTGCGCCTGCATCCACGGCTACGCTAGGGACGCCTGGAGCAACTGCCTGCCCAAGAGCACGGGACTGAGGACCCGGTGCAACTCGGATCGCGACTGCGCCGACCTCGGCGCCAACTGCGTGCTTAGCCACTGCTCCTGCCTGGGTGACCTGGAAGAGCGCAGCGGCAAGTGCGTCGCCAGGAACAAGCCGACGGACGAGCTCCTCAGACGGAGTCTCGTGGCCAAGGTCACGCAGAACGTCGCGTCGCCGCAGTACGCCGCGGCGTTCGCACTGTCCTCGACGGTGGCGGCTACCCTAGCGCACTGTCTCCTCCTGAAGCTGCTCACTCCCGAGTAG